The Thermocrinis ruber genomic sequence GATTACAAAAGTTGATACCTTCAAGGATGTTATAATTGCAATTAAGGGCAGAAAAATGGGAAATAAGATTAACCTTCTAACAGCAAGACTAAGGAACCTGTTTTCCCAGTTTGAAACCCATCCTATAGTTGTTGCCTACTCTGGAGGAAAAGACAGCACCTTTTTATTACATCATGTGCTTGTGCTTCTAAGCGAGATGAAAACTAATCCTTTGGCAGTTGTGTATGCGGATACTCTCGTTGAAAATCCGGTTGTTCATCAACATGTTATGGAGTTTTTACAAAAGGTTAAAGCCTACTGTGAAAAGACGGGAATAGATGTTCGCATTCTAATAGCACAGCCTGAGATAAGAAACAGCTTTTGGGTTAATGTTATAGGAAAGGGTTATCCTTTGCCGAATCATAGATTTCGTTGGTGTCAGGACAAACTTAAAATTAAACCTGTTAAAAAAGTTCTTGCGGTCTTTCAAGAGGGAATCATGCTTGTGGCATTGAGAAGTCAGGAAAGTTTGGCAAGGAAAAGGTCTCTTAACCGTCGCTTGGATGGTATGGAACTTGAAAAGAACGGCTTGCGTGTCTTTGCACCTATATTTGATTTCACTGAGGAAGATATATGGGAGTTTCTCACACAAAGCCCTACTCCGTGGGGAGAGGATTACGGCAGAGTTATTAGCTTATACAGAACCGCAAGAGGAGAATGCCCTCTTATACCTGAGAAAAATAAATTCCATAGTGGATGCGGCATGAGGTTCGGATGTTGGGTATGCACCGTGGTCAGGGAAGATAAAACGCTTAGAAACCAAGCTATAAAGAATGGGGCTCTCCAAAAACTTTATGAATTTAGGAATTGGTTGGTAAATTTCTGCAATAATCCACAGAACAGACTTCCATTCCGTCGCAACGGACAACCAGCGGCAAACAATAAAGGCACACTTTCTCTTGAAGCACGAGAGAAGATCTTAGAAAAGGTATTAGAATTAGAAAAGCATACTGAATTACAAATTCTAAGACCAGAGGAGATACTAGAAATTAAGAAAATTTGGGAAGACGATGCACGGCGATTTACAAGCTATTACATAAGGGAATACACTAAGCCTCTGATCCTGTCCTCAGATGGTAATTGTGCTTTAGCTACTTTTTCTGCCTCTTCAATAGGAAAAGGTTCAGAATAAATCCGCCTATGGTCTGAGGGAAGAGGATACCTTTCTCGTAAGACCGCTTGGACAATTTCTTTCAAATTATCTTTGTTGTGTTCTCTTTTTAAAGTCTGAAGCTTTACAATCCCTACTGGAGTATCAAGAAAGTGAGGTAATCTTCTAAATCTCAACAGTGCAAAATCAAAGAGTTCATTGGTATCGGGTGAAGGATACGGATTGTTTTCGTCGTCCTCGTCATCTTCAGGTCTTCCTATCCATCTATAATATTGGGATTCACTCAGGCTTAAAATATTAACTCTTACCTCGGGAGGAATTTTTCTTGGATATTTTATAAAGCCCACCACATTCATTAGCATAACCTGATAAGTTTGTTTATCAATGCCGAAAATATGTTTTACTCTGTTGTACCTATCTATCAATCCATCCTTTAAAATATAATAATCACTGAAATTGTCACTTGCTTCCAGTAAACATCTAAACTCAAGTAATTCCATAATACGTCTAACCCTTGCTTTTGCAGCCTCTTTTATTTTTTGAGGATTGATCAGGTCTTCTCTGGAGATTAGATAATTGCCTTTTTGAACAACACCTCTCTTAGAAATATCACAGATAACGAGACAATTTTTATGTTTAAAAATCTCTCTTCCACCTATTCTTCTGTAATCAAGGTCATCTTCCTTAAAACTCTGAAGCCCTCTAGTATTGAACCATCTGCTAACTTGATTTATGAAATTTTCAATATCTGCATATGAAACCTCAATTTGTGCTTCTTGTAAATATTCTCTGTATGTTTGAAAAGGAAATAAAAGTAAGTATAAACTACTAGAGATGTTTGTATTGAATAACCTTCTACCTTCTCTTCTTAATGTAGCAGCCGAGACTACTGCAAGGTATAATGGCGTATAGGGTTTCGCTAATCCTACATTATACAATCGCATAGTTCCATCTATGAAAATGTTGAAACTAAAGGACGGAGGGGTAGTAAGATCAACAACTTCACGTCTTAGAGAACTTTTTTCATAGTATATGTCTGTTTGATCATAAAGAGGTTTACCCTCTTCTTC encodes the following:
- a CDS encoding phosphoadenosine phosphosulfate reductase family protein; translation: MGNKINLLTARLRNLFSQFETHPIVVAYSGGKDSTFLLHHVLVLLSEMKTNPLAVVYADTLVENPVVHQHVMEFLQKVKAYCEKTGIDVRILIAQPEIRNSFWVNVIGKGYPLPNHRFRWCQDKLKIKPVKKVLAVFQEGIMLVALRSQESLARKRSLNRRLDGMELEKNGLRVFAPIFDFTEEDIWEFLTQSPTPWGEDYGRVISLYRTARGECPLIPEKNKFHSGCGMRFGCWVCTVVREDKTLRNQAIKNGALQKLYEFRNWLVNFCNNPQNRLPFRRNGQPAANNKGTLSLEAREKILEKVLELEKHTELQILRPEEILEIKKIWEDDARRFTSYYIREYTKPLILSSDGNCALATFSASSIGKGSE